The Pseudoalteromonas ruthenica genome has a window encoding:
- a CDS encoding CHRD domain-containing protein — MRYLLLLSSLLFVSACSDDDDDNVTTPPPPPPAPEFSATQTYELTLSAKQEVPMNDSMQSAAATVELDENLMQFRASLDVSDVEGFSAAHIHDGDIGENGDVAFTFSAASEGMLEVAITDLSEDLVSDLMDGDWYINVHTDAYPDGELRAQIVPDTTSIITFKLSGEQQVPANDSAGLGYGYAAFDSTNNELALRAVTMGVDDATAAHIHTGRIGSNGEVLVVLEQDDEVMTDWVAPEGTQIDADTLAVLLSGGHYVNVHTPDFPDGEIRGQILTDNFVAATFPLTGAQEVPAVDTMASGDGYALVNTDDYSVELKVNTTGVDDASAAHIHTGRVGTNGEVLVALEQSLDDAGTWMAPEGTQIDADIFAVLASGGHYVNVHTPANAGGELRGQILTSNFALATFALSGAQEVPAVSTTATGSGYALVNTRDYNTEVRVVTEGVDDATAAHIHTGRVGTNGEVFVALEQSMEDAGVWMTPEGTQIDADIFAVLASGGHYVNVHTPANTGGELRGQILTSNYALATFALSGAQEVPAVSTSASGSGYALVNTSDYSTEVRVVTEGVDDATAAHIHTGRIGTNGEVFVTLEQSMDDAGVWMTPEGTQIDADIFAVLASGGHYVNVHTPANTGGELRGQILTDNYVLVAFPLSGDQQVPMVTTDAFGDGYALVNTNDYGVELQVLTSGVSDATMAHIHTGNLGENGPVLVALEKDMENANRWMAPADTAITAEIFAILASGGHYVNIHTPAFPDGEIRGQIQ; from the coding sequence ATGAGATACCTACTGTTACTGAGTAGTCTACTATTTGTGAGTGCCTGTAGTGATGACGATGACGACAACGTTACTACACCGCCTCCCCCTCCTCCCGCACCAGAATTTTCTGCCACACAAACTTATGAGCTAACGCTCAGCGCCAAGCAAGAAGTACCGATGAACGATTCTATGCAAAGCGCTGCTGCCACTGTTGAGCTTGATGAGAACCTGATGCAGTTTCGAGCCTCTCTCGATGTCAGTGATGTCGAAGGCTTTAGTGCTGCCCACATTCATGATGGAGATATCGGCGAAAATGGCGATGTCGCCTTCACCTTTAGCGCTGCCAGTGAAGGCATGTTAGAGGTGGCCATCACCGATCTAAGTGAAGACTTAGTATCGGACTTAATGGACGGCGACTGGTACATTAATGTCCACACCGACGCCTACCCAGACGGAGAACTTCGCGCCCAGATTGTGCCTGATACCACCTCCATTATCACCTTTAAACTAAGCGGCGAGCAGCAAGTTCCCGCTAACGACAGCGCCGGTCTTGGTTATGGCTATGCTGCCTTTGACAGCACCAATAATGAGTTAGCGCTGCGCGCAGTAACCATGGGCGTGGATGATGCCACCGCCGCACATATTCATACCGGACGCATAGGTAGCAATGGTGAGGTGTTAGTGGTACTCGAACAAGATGATGAGGTCATGACCGATTGGGTTGCACCTGAGGGCACGCAAATCGACGCCGATACACTCGCTGTTCTGCTCTCTGGCGGCCATTATGTTAATGTTCATACCCCTGACTTTCCCGATGGTGAAATTCGCGGGCAAATTCTGACAGATAACTTTGTTGCCGCGACTTTCCCACTAACCGGTGCTCAAGAAGTTCCAGCGGTTGACACTATGGCATCTGGTGACGGTTATGCCCTAGTCAACACCGACGACTATAGCGTTGAGCTGAAGGTCAACACCACCGGCGTTGATGATGCCAGTGCGGCGCATATCCATACCGGCCGTGTAGGCACCAATGGTGAAGTGTTGGTCGCCCTTGAGCAATCTCTTGACGATGCCGGTACGTGGATGGCCCCTGAAGGCACACAAATCGATGCTGATATTTTTGCTGTGCTGGCCTCTGGCGGTCACTACGTCAATGTGCATACCCCAGCCAATGCCGGCGGCGAATTACGCGGACAAATACTGACCAGTAATTTTGCCTTGGCCACTTTTGCCCTCTCCGGCGCGCAAGAAGTGCCGGCTGTTAGTACGACCGCCACGGGTAGTGGTTACGCCTTGGTGAATACCAGAGATTACAACACCGAAGTACGGGTGGTAACCGAGGGCGTAGATGATGCCACCGCCGCCCATATTCACACCGGTCGTGTGGGCACCAATGGCGAGGTCTTTGTTGCCTTGGAGCAATCCATGGAGGATGCCGGGGTGTGGATGACCCCAGAGGGCACGCAAATTGATGCCGACATTTTTGCTGTGCTGGCCTCAGGCGGTCATTATGTCAACGTGCATACGCCAGCAAACACCGGCGGCGAGTTACGCGGACAAATACTGACCAGTAATTATGCGCTGGCCACCTTCGCGCTAAGTGGTGCCCAAGAAGTGCCTGCGGTATCCACTTCCGCCTCAGGCAGTGGTTACGCCCTGGTGAATACCAGCGACTACAGCACTGAAGTACGGGTTGTCACCGAAGGCGTCGATGATGCCACAGCTGCACACATTCATACCGGCCGTATTGGTACCAACGGCGAGGTGTTTGTTACGCTCGAGCAATCCATGGATGATGCTGGGGTGTGGATGACCCCAGAGGGCACACAAATTGATGCCGATATTTTCGCAGTGCTGGCTTCAGGCGGTCATTATGTCAATGTGCATACACCGGCCAATACCGGGGGTGAGCTGCGCGGACAAATTCTTACTGATAACTATGTACTTGTCGCCTTTCCTTTGAGTGGCGATCAGCAAGTACCCATGGTGACCACAGACGCTTTTGGTGATGGCTATGCCCTAGTTAACACCAACGACTATGGCGTCGAGCTGCAAGTGCTTACCAGCGGTGTCAGTGATGCCACTATGGCGCACATTCACACCGGTAATCTGGGTGAGAATGGCCCGGTCTTAGTCGCCCTGGAGAAAGACATGGAGAACGCCAACCGTTGGATGGCACCAGCGGACACGGCCATTACCGCAGAAATTTTTGCCATTTTAGCCAGTGGTGGCCATTACGTGAATATCCATACGCCTGCGTTTCCAGACGGAGAAATACGCGGACAGATTCAATAA
- a CDS encoding EamA family transporter encodes MFSPQYRVLLSAIFCVLLAMVTIQSGASIAKQLFPLVGPEGTTALRLGFSALVLCLVFRPWKALPQGTEWRSIITYGLCLGGMNITFYYAIERIPLGIGVALEFTGPLCVALLSSKRKRDLVWVALAIAGIVLLLPEIDAQTGLDPIGVILALAAGGFWAGYILFGKRTGGQSSGGRTVALGMSVAALVLVPYGAAFQGMDLLSWQVIPLGLLVGVMSSALPYTLEMIALRNMPAQGFSVMMSMEPAIAALAGFMILGELLTPLQWLAVALVITASIGSSLQPNKT; translated from the coding sequence ATGTTTTCTCCCCAATACCGTGTGCTACTCAGCGCTATTTTTTGTGTTTTATTGGCCATGGTCACGATTCAATCGGGCGCTTCTATTGCCAAACAGCTATTTCCCCTAGTAGGCCCTGAGGGGACTACAGCCTTGCGCTTAGGCTTCTCAGCCTTGGTACTGTGTCTGGTTTTTCGTCCCTGGAAAGCGCTTCCCCAAGGCACCGAGTGGCGCAGTATTATCACCTATGGCCTGTGCTTAGGCGGTATGAACATCACCTTTTATTATGCCATTGAGCGTATCCCCTTAGGGATCGGTGTGGCGCTGGAATTCACTGGGCCTTTGTGCGTTGCATTGCTGAGCTCAAAACGTAAACGTGATTTAGTGTGGGTGGCATTGGCCATCGCAGGTATTGTGTTGCTGCTACCGGAGATAGATGCGCAAACGGGCCTCGACCCCATCGGTGTTATTCTCGCATTAGCGGCCGGTGGTTTCTGGGCAGGCTACATCCTCTTTGGTAAGCGCACCGGTGGGCAAAGCTCCGGTGGACGCACTGTTGCTTTAGGCATGAGTGTAGCAGCCCTGGTATTAGTCCCCTATGGCGCAGCATTTCAAGGCATGGACTTGCTGAGTTGGCAGGTGATCCCGCTTGGCCTATTGGTCGGTGTGATGTCTAGCGCCTTACCTTATACGCTGGAAATGATTGCTCTTAGAAATATGCCGGCCCAAGGCTTTAGCGTGATGATGAGTATGGAACCGGCCATTGCCGCTTTGGCCGGATTCATGATCTTGGGCGAATTGCTGACGCCATTACAATGGCTGGCCGTAGCCTTAGTGATCACCGCGTCCATTGGCTCATCATTGCAACCTAATAAAACATAA
- a CDS encoding organic hydroperoxide resistance protein, producing MKTLNEVAYTAKVHTEGGREGHAQSDDGRLDVTLSMPKGLGGDDGQGTNPEQLFAAGYSACFIGAMRHVANEGNTSLPEGTAIDAQVSIGPIEGGFGIKAKLEIHLPDMATDEAQQLIEKAHQVCPYSNATRDNIEVQLVLKDA from the coding sequence ATGAAGACACTTAATGAGGTTGCTTACACCGCGAAAGTACATACCGAAGGTGGCCGCGAAGGCCATGCTCAATCAGACGATGGTCGCTTGGACGTGACCCTGTCCATGCCTAAAGGGTTAGGCGGCGATGATGGCCAGGGGACCAATCCGGAGCAGTTATTTGCAGCAGGGTATTCAGCGTGTTTTATCGGCGCTATGCGCCACGTTGCCAACGAGGGAAATACCTCTTTACCTGAGGGCACCGCCATTGACGCGCAGGTCTCAATAGGGCCGATTGAAGGCGGTTTTGGCATCAAGGCCAAATTGGAGATCCATCTGCCAGATATGGCTACAGATGAAGCGCAACAATTGATTGAAAAAGCCCACCAAGTCTGCCCTTACTCAAATGCGACCCGAGATAATATTGAGGTACAACTGGTACTCAAAGACGCTTAA
- a CDS encoding YncE family protein produces MRNQHTSAASQQLTPSTHSNAIKLSIIALACAGLIAGCSGDDGSDGAPGADGAPGSDGNDGEDGRPALSAGTYLRANNGSDNAGTVDVTNEYGELLYTLETTNNEGLVYGHQDQLIQAGDADTGSIKTLCATSLRAQNNGFSSTWDRVISGPNSTLVNPKGMTLASAHGILLVADFGAMQISAFGAMASGDNAPIAVTATDAAPWDLAYDDINDRLYAALTNGTVAVYDNYIASGMTATPARTIVPSDSNGDAIGVNLHGIAFDGSQNRLVLSDVGSAQSPDDGALFVIEGAAMADGNTPVSRMIAGPSTRLGNPVDILLEGATLRVAEKSNDAILVYTNIFNGASGDIAPDFVTMTSKPESLARKQHITHLDASDIDRPATVRGVAVSSNPGTAGPTTGMIAQLNAPLSAMSMGFDTQATIESVTFDIEGNGYATFDSSDGSSGGVIIANRIANTRDNGMFTLSQDRMVSGTNTTLTSPKGIDIASKQELMFVAEFSTSNRGIKVFSRCASGNVAPLMTLLPANDARPWDVDYDAQSDRAFVALTNGTIAVFDEVSAKMYGGMSTLAGEDRLIVPAMSGMALAAPTNIHGIDYDPLSDALIVTDVGSAADATDGKIYVLNSAAMAAGLTNIDIAISGPNSMLGNPVDIMFSGRDLYLAEKSNGLVMRWDNILNRVSGDVSADASYAFVAPESIALVLQK; encoded by the coding sequence ATGCGTAATCAACATACTTCTGCTGCATCGCAGCAGCTCACACCTTCTACCCACTCCAATGCGATAAAGCTGAGTATCATCGCCTTGGCCTGCGCCGGACTCATTGCTGGCTGTAGCGGTGATGATGGCAGTGATGGTGCGCCAGGAGCCGATGGCGCGCCAGGTAGCGATGGCAACGACGGAGAAGACGGCCGTCCGGCTTTGTCAGCAGGCACCTACTTACGTGCAAATAATGGCAGCGATAATGCCGGCACCGTTGATGTTACCAATGAATACGGTGAACTGTTATACACGCTAGAAACCACCAACAATGAAGGGCTGGTATACGGCCATCAAGATCAGCTTATTCAAGCCGGGGATGCCGATACTGGCAGTATTAAAACACTGTGCGCAACATCGCTACGGGCGCAAAACAATGGCTTCTCTAGCACTTGGGATCGCGTAATATCTGGCCCCAATAGCACCTTGGTAAACCCCAAGGGGATGACGCTCGCCAGCGCACACGGGATTTTATTGGTTGCTGACTTTGGCGCTATGCAAATCAGCGCCTTTGGTGCGATGGCCAGTGGTGATAACGCACCAATTGCCGTAACCGCCACCGATGCCGCTCCTTGGGATCTCGCCTATGACGATATTAATGACCGCCTCTACGCTGCACTCACCAATGGCACTGTCGCGGTGTACGACAATTACATTGCTTCAGGCATGACAGCCACCCCAGCTCGTACGATTGTTCCAAGCGACAGTAACGGCGACGCCATTGGCGTAAATTTACATGGCATCGCCTTCGATGGCAGCCAAAACCGTTTAGTGTTATCTGATGTTGGCAGTGCGCAGAGTCCCGATGATGGCGCGCTGTTTGTCATTGAAGGTGCGGCAATGGCTGATGGCAATACCCCTGTAAGCCGTATGATAGCGGGCCCAAGCACCCGCCTAGGTAATCCGGTTGATATTCTTTTAGAGGGCGCTACCTTGCGAGTGGCCGAGAAGTCGAACGATGCGATTTTGGTGTACACCAATATTTTCAATGGTGCCAGCGGTGATATCGCTCCTGATTTTGTGACCATGACCAGCAAACCCGAGTCTCTTGCTCGCAAACAACACATCACGCATCTTGATGCTTCAGATATTGATAGACCAGCCACAGTTCGTGGCGTTGCGGTGTCATCTAATCCGGGAACTGCTGGGCCGACAACCGGAATGATAGCGCAACTAAATGCGCCGCTGTCGGCTATGAGCATGGGCTTTGATACGCAAGCGACCATTGAAAGCGTGACCTTTGATATTGAGGGTAACGGTTACGCCACTTTCGATAGCAGTGATGGCAGCTCTGGCGGTGTTATCATCGCAAACCGTATTGCCAACACCCGTGATAACGGCATGTTCACCTTGAGTCAGGATCGTATGGTAAGTGGCACCAACACCACGTTAACCTCACCGAAAGGGATCGATATTGCATCAAAGCAAGAGCTCATGTTTGTTGCCGAATTCTCGACTAGTAATCGCGGTATCAAAGTTTTTTCGCGCTGTGCGTCGGGCAATGTGGCGCCGCTGATGACCTTGCTGCCAGCCAACGATGCACGCCCTTGGGATGTTGATTATGATGCCCAAAGCGATCGCGCTTTTGTGGCCTTAACCAATGGCACCATTGCCGTGTTCGATGAAGTTAGCGCTAAGATGTATGGTGGAATGAGCACCTTGGCCGGCGAAGACCGACTTATTGTCCCGGCAATGTCAGGTATGGCTTTGGCGGCGCCCACCAATATTCATGGCATTGACTACGACCCGCTGAGCGATGCCTTAATCGTGACAGATGTGGGCAGCGCCGCCGATGCTACCGACGGTAAAATTTATGTGCTCAATAGCGCGGCCATGGCCGCTGGGCTAACCAACATTGATATTGCTATTAGCGGGCCTAATTCGATGTTAGGAAACCCAGTAGACATTATGTTCAGTGGGCGCGATTTATACCTCGCAGAAAAGTCCAATGGCTTGGTGATGCGCTGGGATAATATCCTCAACCGTGTCAGTGGGGATGTCAGTGCAGATGCCAGCTATGCTTTCGTGGCGCCAGAGTCCATTGCTTTAGTGCTACAAAAATAG
- a CDS encoding sensor histidine kinase, which produces MSNKLVIKLLVYSVVLVVAMVLTVQVTVQQQAQRAHQQARVQGAHLSDYIDRQFSRYQRIVDSLSRSKAVHQALDIKRAASQDTDRYLHDMQLASGASDVYLLNTSGTVVATSNWHLPYSYKGNNFAFRGYFRDAMRHHSAIDFALGQRSRKRGFYFSQAVIVAGEVAGVIVVKVNASQFEADKAALDSVQDTLFALVDENHVVLMSNAEPWRLTSLSPMTTPQRQQLKQSQQFLERTIAPAPWQWQGQAQVYIAKRKRTFVIDDTALARAPYQLLTLVPRNYLNETLVARLGVTLMCLLVLIALVEYLLVKVAGYRQLLYSERSLAEQLKQRSQELEQAQDALVRTAKLATIGQLSASVNHEINQPLSAMSAYIAASKRLIARGQYDKALSNLQLIEQLVNRVHAIAAQLKSFSQKREHKMQATSLAQTIDNALLVAGPQLKEYGVEVCYHPPNVTVWVDPYQFEQVLVNLFANACQAMEKQAVKRLRIEADSDDENVYLSIIDTGSGIEHHALSSIFEPFYTTKSEHGLGLGLSISKQIIESFQGTLSAHNHPDGGAEFLISLHQQEPQI; this is translated from the coding sequence GTGTCAAATAAGCTGGTCATTAAGCTTCTTGTTTATAGCGTAGTGCTGGTGGTCGCTATGGTGTTAACCGTGCAGGTGACCGTGCAGCAGCAGGCGCAACGTGCGCACCAGCAAGCAAGGGTGCAAGGGGCGCACCTCAGTGACTATATCGATAGGCAATTTAGCCGCTATCAACGTATTGTCGATTCCTTGAGCCGCAGTAAAGCAGTGCACCAAGCCTTGGATATAAAGCGCGCGGCCAGTCAAGATACCGACCGCTATCTGCACGATATGCAACTGGCCAGTGGCGCCTCTGATGTATATTTACTCAACACATCAGGCACTGTGGTTGCGACCAGTAATTGGCATTTACCCTACAGCTACAAAGGCAATAACTTTGCTTTTCGCGGCTACTTTCGAGATGCTATGCGCCACCATAGTGCCATTGATTTTGCCCTAGGGCAGCGCTCTCGCAAGCGCGGATTTTACTTTTCTCAGGCTGTCATAGTCGCAGGTGAGGTGGCCGGCGTCATCGTTGTTAAAGTGAATGCCAGCCAGTTTGAGGCCGATAAAGCGGCACTCGATAGCGTGCAAGATACGCTATTTGCATTGGTTGATGAGAATCACGTGGTGTTGATGTCGAACGCTGAACCGTGGCGATTAACCTCGTTGTCGCCAATGACGACGCCGCAGCGCCAGCAGCTAAAGCAGTCGCAGCAATTCCTTGAACGCACCATCGCACCGGCGCCTTGGCAGTGGCAAGGTCAAGCGCAGGTTTACATTGCAAAGCGCAAGCGTACCTTTGTGATTGATGACACCGCTTTGGCGCGTGCACCTTATCAACTATTGACCCTCGTGCCTCGCAATTACCTTAATGAAACTTTGGTGGCGCGCCTTGGTGTCACCCTCATGTGTTTATTGGTCTTGATTGCCTTGGTTGAGTATTTATTGGTGAAAGTAGCGGGGTATCGGCAACTGCTTTACAGCGAGCGCTCCCTTGCCGAGCAGTTGAAGCAGCGAAGTCAGGAGTTGGAGCAAGCCCAAGATGCCTTAGTACGCACCGCTAAACTCGCCACTATCGGTCAACTCAGTGCCAGCGTTAACCATGAAATTAATCAGCCGCTCAGTGCCATGAGTGCGTATATTGCCGCCAGTAAACGGCTTATTGCTCGTGGTCAATATGATAAAGCGCTCAGCAACTTACAGCTAATCGAGCAATTAGTTAATCGCGTTCATGCCATTGCGGCGCAACTAAAATCTTTTAGTCAAAAGCGTGAGCATAAAATGCAAGCAACGTCTTTGGCGCAAACCATAGATAACGCTTTGTTGGTTGCAGGGCCGCAACTCAAAGAATACGGTGTTGAGGTATGCTACCACCCGCCCAATGTGACGGTGTGGGTTGACCCTTATCAATTTGAGCAGGTGCTGGTGAACCTTTTTGCTAATGCCTGCCAAGCCATGGAAAAACAGGCGGTGAAGCGGTTGCGTATTGAAGCTGATAGTGACGACGAGAATGTGTATTTATCCATTATCGACACCGGCTCGGGGATAGAGCATCATGCGCTAAGCAGCATTTTTGAGCCATTTTACACCACCAAATCCGAGCATGGCCTAGGGTTGGGGTTATCCATTTCTAAGCAAATTATCGAGTCTTTTCAAGGCACGCTTAGCGCTCATAATCACCCCGATGGCGGCGCTGAATTTTTAATTAGTTTGCATCAACAAGAGCCACAAATATGA
- a CDS encoding sigma-54-dependent transcriptional regulator → MSNAQTIYVIDDEPSIRDSLKQLLELEGYQVVCFDDANKALHKLNRSFAGVVLSDINMPKLDGLAFLQQVQQFDSELPVVFLTGYADVSTAVKAMQQGAYDLFEKPVNEQLLDCLARALDKRKLVLENRQLKRQIEHHCAPGVRILGETPQIQQMMQLLDAIRDTPADVLIEGETGTGKELVARYLHEHGDRSQGHFVAINCGAIPEELIESELFGAASGAYTGANQAREGKFAYANGGTVFLDEIEAMSASLQVKLLRVLEERQVTPVGSNQSIDLDMRVIAATKVDLQTLVDTGQFRADLFFRLNLLKVPIPALRQRKADIPLLYQHFLSIAATRFHKPSMALTEPLRAQLMQYDWPGNVRELRNHAERTVLLGEQLATHSIQALESQQEVLSLAQKVAYYEQSLIEDALAQSQGSIKQTMALLQIPRKTLYDKMAKYQLTRASYTEPN, encoded by the coding sequence ATGAGCAATGCACAGACTATTTACGTTATTGACGATGAACCCAGTATCCGTGACTCCTTAAAGCAATTGTTAGAGCTTGAGGGCTATCAGGTCGTGTGTTTTGACGATGCCAATAAAGCCTTGCATAAGCTTAACCGTAGCTTTGCCGGTGTGGTGCTTAGCGATATTAATATGCCTAAACTGGATGGTTTGGCGTTTTTGCAGCAGGTTCAGCAGTTTGACTCTGAGTTGCCGGTGGTGTTTTTAACTGGCTATGCCGATGTGAGTACCGCAGTAAAGGCGATGCAGCAAGGGGCCTATGATTTATTTGAAAAACCGGTCAATGAACAGCTATTAGATTGTTTGGCACGGGCCTTGGATAAACGCAAACTAGTGCTAGAGAATCGCCAATTAAAACGGCAAATAGAGCATCATTGTGCTCCTGGGGTGCGTATTCTGGGGGAAACCCCACAAATACAGCAGATGATGCAGTTACTTGATGCGATTAGAGACACCCCCGCAGATGTATTAATCGAAGGTGAAACCGGCACCGGGAAGGAGCTCGTCGCGCGTTATTTACACGAACATGGCGATCGCAGCCAAGGCCACTTTGTGGCAATCAACTGTGGCGCAATTCCAGAAGAGCTGATTGAAAGTGAGCTCTTCGGTGCTGCCAGTGGTGCGTATACTGGGGCTAATCAGGCACGCGAAGGCAAGTTCGCTTACGCCAATGGCGGAACGGTTTTTCTCGATGAAATCGAAGCGATGTCAGCAAGCTTACAAGTTAAATTACTGCGTGTGCTCGAAGAGCGCCAAGTCACCCCCGTCGGCTCGAACCAGAGCATTGACCTTGATATGCGAGTGATTGCGGCAACCAAGGTCGATTTGCAAACCCTAGTGGATACTGGACAGTTTCGCGCCGACTTGTTCTTTCGCCTCAATCTTTTAAAAGTACCGATCCCGGCACTACGGCAAAGAAAAGCCGATATACCCCTTTTGTATCAGCACTTCTTATCTATCGCCGCCACGCGTTTTCATAAACCCAGTATGGCGTTAACAGAGCCCCTGCGTGCGCAACTGATGCAATACGATTGGCCGGGCAATGTACGTGAGTTGCGCAACCATGCTGAGCGTACGGTATTGCTTGGCGAGCAATTAGCCACTCACTCAATACAAGCGCTTGAATCGCAGCAAGAAGTACTGAGTTTGGCGCAAAAAGTCGCTTACTATGAGCAGTCACTCATTGAAGATGCATTAGCCCAAAGCCAAGGCAGTATCAAACAGACCATGGCACTGTTGCAAATCCCACGCAAAACGCTGTATGACAAAATGGCCAAGTACCAGCTCACCCGAGCAAGTTATACCGAGCCTAATTAA
- a CDS encoding porin, whose amino-acid sequence MIRPITLYSCVILGVAAHGAAAGDYSIYGKAQVQLEHTDKGVMRYTDKGTHIDAPFSRIGVKGKHDISAQAQVVYKYEVQVKGFESDDTSEPFSARNTYLGVQSAYGTVLFGRNDSRFKYSEGKIDQFNETQSDIAQTIGGQDRIADSITYTSPKWGQWQWALTFAPKDDAKTEKNGVAALLSYGDRALKQTPYYLALSYTDALADIQALRVNAVYQWQRLQGGVLVQRSENLAGDKDGNSVLVSLRYYASDAWQPKLQYARDTSQLRHDSDSEQLSAGVDYVVDKQTSFYFLATKLELNQVSDTSTAIGLKYKF is encoded by the coding sequence ATGATAAGACCAATAACATTATATTCATGCGTGATACTTGGGGTGGCTGCACATGGCGCTGCGGCCGGCGACTACAGCATTTATGGTAAAGCACAGGTGCAACTTGAGCACACCGATAAAGGGGTGATGCGTTACACCGATAAGGGCACCCATATTGATGCGCCATTCTCGCGCATTGGCGTAAAAGGCAAGCACGATATCAGTGCGCAAGCCCAAGTGGTATATAAATACGAAGTGCAGGTGAAAGGCTTTGAAAGCGACGACACCAGCGAGCCATTCAGTGCACGCAACACCTACTTAGGAGTGCAATCAGCTTATGGCACGGTGCTATTTGGCCGTAATGACAGCCGCTTTAAGTACAGTGAGGGCAAAATTGACCAATTCAATGAGACCCAAAGTGACATAGCGCAAACAATAGGCGGTCAAGACCGTATTGCCGATAGCATTACCTATACCTCGCCAAAGTGGGGGCAATGGCAATGGGCGCTGACTTTTGCGCCGAAAGATGACGCTAAAACCGAAAAGAACGGCGTCGCCGCCTTATTGAGTTATGGCGATCGCGCCCTAAAGCAGACCCCTTACTATTTAGCCCTAAGCTACACCGATGCCCTAGCTGATATTCAAGCGTTGCGCGTCAATGCGGTGTATCAATGGCAACGACTGCAAGGTGGGGTGCTGGTGCAGCGCAGTGAAAATTTAGCCGGTGATAAAGACGGCAACAGTGTGCTTGTGAGTTTGCGCTATTATGCAAGTGACGCATGGCAACCCAAATTGCAATATGCGCGTGATACCAGCCAGCTTCGTCACGACAGCGATAGCGAGCAGCTTTCAGCGGGTGTTGACTACGTAGTTGATAAGCAAACATCTTTTTACTTTTTAGCGACTAAACTTGAGCTCAACCAAGTCTCCGATACCAGTACTGCAATTGGACTAAAATATAAATTCTAA